The DNA window CCCGCCAGGATGGCCCGAAACCATTGCGCATCGGCCTCACGGTACAGCGCGCCGTCGACTTCCTTGCCAAGGCGAAACGCCTCGTATTCGGCGGTGATCTCGAAGACGCCGCTGCCGGCGACATCCATCTGGTAGAGCGCCTGCACGGCGGCCAGACGGGCAGCGCCGCGCTTGTTGGCGTGGCGCACTGCCGGCTGGCCGGGCGAAGCGGGCTCGCTCACGATCGCGCTCCCAGTTGTTCCTTGAGGGCAATCATGGTCAGCGCCGCACGCGCGGCAAAGCCACCCTTGTCGCCTTCCGAGCGCTTGGCCCGAGTCCAGGCCTGTTCGTCGTTCTCGGTGGTCAGGATGCCGTTGCCAATGCAGACCGAGTCCTGCACGCTCAGGTCCATAAGCGCGCGGCTGGATTCATTGGCCACAATATCGAAATGATAGGTGTCGCCGCGGATGATGGTGCCGAGCGCGACAAAGCCATCATACTGTGTGCCGCCTTCCGCACCGTCCAGTGCGAAGGTAATCACCGCGGGAATCTCGAGCGAACCCGGAACGGTGACGACGTCGTAAGTCGCGCCCGCTTCATCGAGCGCGCTTGTCGCACCGTCGAGCAGCGCGTCGGCAAGGTCGTCATGAAAGCGCGCTTCGACAATGAGCAGATGCGCCTTCGTCTTCGGACGAATGAAGGCTTTGCCGTGTTGGGATGTACCAGCCATAAAAGTCTCCGGGGGTTGCCGGTGACTTAGGCCGAAGCCGGGTTCATCGCAAGCGAAGATGTTACGCGCGCCCGGTTTGCCGACCTATTCAGGTTCACCAACCTCGTTTTTGAGATGGCCGTCGAGGCTCTCAACCCAAGCCAGCACGGCCTGATGATCAATCACACGACCAGCGTCCACATCGGCCAAGGCCTCAGGCGTCCGTCGCCGGTATTCCTCTTCCGGCAAAACCGAGATCCGTCTATCCTTAAGCCGTCAAAGCCCTTCTTTCGCGGCCTCCACCAGCCGCGCCGCGTAGCGCGCCATGGTGTCGATCTCGAGATTGACGCGGTCGCCGATCTTGCGCTCGCCCCAGGTGGTCACGGTCAGCGAGTGGTGGATCAAAAGCACATCGAAGCGCGTGCCTTCTACCCTGTTGACGGTAAGCGATGTGCCGTCGAGCGCGACGGAGCCCTTTGGCGCGATGAATTTCGCCAATTCGCGCGGCGCCTCCAGCGTAAAGCGCACGGCATCGCCCTCGTCCTTGCGCTCGATGATCTCGGCCATGCCGTCGACATGACCCGAAACGATGTGGCCGCCGAGTTCGTCGCCGATCTTCAGCGCCCGTTCCAGATTGATCCGCGTGCCCGACTTCCAGCCCATCGCCGTCGTCAGCCTGAGCGCCTCTTCCCAGGCCTCGACCTCGAACCAGCGTGCGTTCGAGCCGCTGTCGGGCAAGGCCGTGACGGTCAGGCAGACGCCGCCGCAGGAGATCGAGGCGCCGATGGCGATGGTGTTTGGGTCATAGGCGGTGTCGATGCGCAAACCCACCCCTTCCCTGAGCGGCTTGACGGAAGCGACAGTGCCGACATCGGTGACAATTCCGGTAAACATCGATGCTGATCCCTAGAGGTCTCTTACCCACTCGGCGTAACTATCTTCGCCGAAACGCATCTCGCGCAGCTTGCGAAATCCTGCCGGGATATGGTCAGCGTCGATCGGCGATGCAATGCCGTCATCGCCGATCGCTTCCGGCCCCTGGAACAGCACGATGCGGTCAACCAGCCCATCGGCCAGGAAGGCGCTCGCCACCTTGGCGCCGCCTTCGACCAGCACGCTGGCCATGCCGAGCGCGGCCAGATCCTCGAGCAGTTCCGGCAGCGCGACGCCGCCCTCATGCGTCTCGGTGCCGATGAAGCGCACGCCGGCGCGTTCGAGTGCTGCCCGCCGCAGCGGATCGGCCTCCAGGCAAGCGGCGACATAGAGCGGCACCCGATCCACGCCCGAAACCAGCTTCGAGGCCTCCGGCAACCTGATCTGGCGGTCGAGCACGATGCGGGCGGGCGAACGGTTCTCCAGCCCCGGCAAACGCACCGTCAGGGCCGGATCATCCTCAAGGGCCGTGCCGATACCAACCAGTATGCCATCCGCCTCGGCCCGCATCAGATACACTTCGCGGCGCGCAATATCGCCGGTGATCGACACCTGCCCACCGCCTTCCCTGCCGATCTTGCCGTCGCTGGAAAGCGCAAGCTTGAGAATCACTTCGGGGCGTTTTCTCAACGATCGGATCAAATAGCCGGCCATCTGCTCGGCGGCTTCCGCCGCCAGCACCTTCTCGACCACCTCGACGCCGGCGTCGCGCAGGATCGCGTAGCCCTTGCCGGACACGCGCGAATCGGGATCGCTGGCCGCACCGACGACGCGCACAACACCGGCGTTGACCAGCGCATTGGCGCAAGGCGGCGTGCGGCCATGGT is part of the Mesorhizobium loti genome and encodes:
- a CDS encoding 6,7-dimethyl-8-ribityllumazine synthase, producing the protein MAGTSQHGKAFIRPKTKAHLLIVEARFHDDLADALLDGATSALDEAGATYDVVTVPGSLEIPAVITFALDGAEGGTQYDGFVALGTIIRGDTYHFDIVANESSRALMDLSVQDSVCIGNGILTTENDEQAWTRAKRSEGDKGGFAARAALTMIALKEQLGARS
- a CDS encoding riboflavin synthase → MFTGIVTDVGTVASVKPLREGVGLRIDTAYDPNTIAIGASISCGGVCLTVTALPDSGSNARWFEVEAWEEALRLTTAMGWKSGTRINLERALKIGDELGGHIVSGHVDGMAEIIERKDEGDAVRFTLEAPRELAKFIAPKGSVALDGTSLTVNRVEGTRFDVLLIHHSLTVTTWGERKIGDRVNLEIDTMARYAARLVEAAKEGL
- the ribD gene encoding bifunctional diaminohydroxyphosphoribosylaminopyrimidine deaminase/5-amino-6-(5-phosphoribosylamino)uracil reductase RibD, translating into MTASEQAALDHRFMAAALRLSRKNAGRTATNPSVGTLIVRDDGNGPMIVGTGVTAVGGRPHAETEALAEAGELARGATAYVTLEPCAHHGRTPPCANALVNAGVVRVVGAASDPDSRVSGKGYAILRDAGVEVVEKVLAAEAAEQMAGYLIRSLRKRPEVILKLALSSDGKIGREGGGQVSITGDIARREVYLMRAEADGILVGIGTALEDDPALTVRLPGLENRSPARIVLDRQIRLPEASKLVSGVDRVPLYVAACLEADPLRRAALERAGVRFIGTETHEGGVALPELLEDLAALGMASVLVEGGAKVASAFLADGLVDRIVLFQGPEAIGDDGIASPIDADHIPAGFRKLREMRFGEDSYAEWVRDL